The Caloranaerobacter sp. TR13 genome contains a region encoding:
- a CDS encoding L,D-transpeptidase family protein — MRKNKYIIFIIPIVIFLLFIKNNDELISAVGLKKYNLKELNKIYKEYEAWEEKQLKEHYNYKNLVILVDIDKKYLYLYDANANKVIKKYVVATGKPSTPTPIGSFKIIEKAKWGGGFGSRWMRINVPWGKYGIHGTDKPTSIGYNASHGCVRMRNKDIEELYSIVKYNTPVILFSGPFGPFGYGFRILRPGDRGSDVQEVQRRLKRKGYYYGPIDGIYGDSMKYALYKFLKDNKLPKDDRIGYLVYKKLGIILIE; from the coding sequence TTGCGCAAAAATAAATACATAATTTTTATAATACCGATAGTAATTTTTTTATTATTTATAAAAAACAATGATGAATTAATAAGTGCAGTAGGGTTAAAAAAATATAATTTAAAAGAACTGAATAAAATATATAAAGAATATGAGGCATGGGAAGAAAAACAATTAAAAGAACATTATAATTACAAAAATTTAGTAATTTTAGTTGATATAGATAAAAAATATTTATACCTATATGATGCCAATGCAAATAAAGTTATAAAAAAATATGTTGTAGCAACAGGAAAACCAAGTACTCCTACACCTATAGGTAGCTTTAAGATAATTGAAAAAGCGAAATGGGGTGGAGGTTTTGGTTCAAGATGGATGAGAATAAATGTACCGTGGGGGAAATATGGGATTCATGGAACGGATAAACCCACATCTATTGGTTATAATGCTTCACATGGATGCGTTAGAATGAGAAATAAAGATATAGAGGAATTATATAGTATTGTTAAATATAATACGCCAGTTATCTTATTTAGTGGACCATTTGGGCCGTTTGGTTATGGTTTTAGAATATTAAGGCCAGGTGATAGAGGTTCTGATGTACAGGAAGTTCAAAGAAGATTAAAGAGAAAAGGATATTATTATGGACCTATAGATGGAATTTATGGTGACTCGATGAAGTATGCATTATATAAATTTCTTAAAGATAATAAATTACCTAAAGATGATAGGATAGGATATTTAGTATATAAGAAGCTGGGTATCATTTTAATAGAATAA
- the crcB gene encoding fluoride efflux transporter CrcB: MFKKVILLGIGGFIGSNLRYWITGWVTDIFGSYLPYGTLVVNGLGSFMLGFLMMYGTEVVEIDPQIRLLIGTGMLGALTTFSTFSYETINLFRESSYFLGLLNIFLNMGIGLTSVWLGFILAKSLI; encoded by the coding sequence ATGTTTAAGAAAGTAATATTATTAGGGATAGGAGGTTTTATTGGAAGCAACTTAAGATATTGGATAACAGGATGGGTAACGGATATTTTTGGTTCATATTTACCTTATGGCACTCTAGTTGTAAATGGATTGGGTAGCTTTATGCTTGGATTTTTGATGATGTATGGTACTGAGGTTGTAGAAATAGATCCTCAAATACGTTTACTTATTGGAACAGGTATGTTAGGTGCGTTAACTACATTTTCTACATTTTCATATGAGACAATTAACTTGTTTAGAGAATCTAGTTATTTTTTAGGTTTATTAAATATATTCTTAAATATGGGAATAGGTTTAACTTCAGTGTGGTTAGGCTTTATATTAGCTAAATCTCTAATTTAG
- a CDS encoding DUF190 domain-containing protein, translating to MRTQSKGKLLRIYISESDKYNGLSLYRLIVEQAKKLEMAGITVYRGIEGFGGHHSLHTTHIFRLSDNLPIVLEIIDSEEKIEQFISNIEKFINDGLIITQENINIIKFTDEKESR from the coding sequence ATGAGAACACAAAGTAAAGGAAAATTACTTAGAATTTATATTTCTGAATCTGATAAATATAACGGATTATCGCTATACCGTTTGATAGTAGAACAAGCAAAAAAATTAGAAATGGCAGGGATTACAGTATATAGAGGAATAGAGGGGTTTGGAGGTCATCATAGTTTACATACAACGCATATTTTTAGATTATCAGATAATTTGCCAATAGTATTAGAAATAATAGATTCAGAAGAAAAAATAGAACAATTCATATCAAACATAGAGAAATTTATAAATGATGGTTTAATAATAACACAAGAAAATATAAATATAATTAAGTTTACTGATGAAAAAGAGTCACGTTAA
- a CDS encoding ferritin, whose product MLSERLLKELNEQVKYELYSAHYYLAMAAYCAQQDLDGFANFFKVQVEEEKFHAMKFFDFINEMDGRVTIQALEEPKNDFESLIDVFKAALEHEKFVTKRIYKLMDIATEEKEHATISLLKWFVDEQIEEQNSMKAILKKLERLGDNSHGIYMLDEELAQRTFTPPAV is encoded by the coding sequence ATGTTATCAGAAAGATTATTAAAAGAACTAAATGAACAAGTTAAATACGAGCTATATTCAGCTCATTATTATCTAGCAATGGCTGCGTATTGTGCACAGCAAGATTTAGACGGATTTGCAAATTTCTTTAAAGTTCAAGTTGAAGAAGAGAAGTTTCATGCTATGAAGTTTTTTGATTTCATAAATGAAATGGATGGGAGAGTTACAATACAAGCACTTGAAGAGCCAAAAAATGATTTTGAATCATTAATAGATGTTTTCAAAGCTGCTTTAGAACATGAAAAATTTGTGACTAAGAGAATATATAAACTTATGGATATTGCTACTGAAGAAAAAGAACATGCTACAATAAGTTTATTAAAATGGTTTGTAGATGAGCAGATAGAAGAGCAAAATAGTATGAAAGCTATACTTAAAAAATTAGAAAGATTAGGAGATAATAGTCATGGAATTTACATGCTAGATGAGGAACTAGCTCAAAGGACTTTTACTCCACCAGCTGTATAA
- a CDS encoding alpha/beta-type small acid-soluble spore protein, giving the protein MAYQKPGRNKIVVPEARQALNQMKTEIANELGLSNYDAMDKGNLTARQNGYVGGYMTKRLVEQAQRSMSGTTPTR; this is encoded by the coding sequence ATGGCATATCAAAAACCAGGAAGGAATAAAATAGTAGTTCCTGAAGCTCGACAAGCATTAAACCAAATGAAAACTGAAATAGCTAACGAGCTAGGATTATCAAACTATGATGCAATGGATAAAGGTAACCTAACTGCAAGACAAAATGGTTATGTAGGAGGTTACATGACTAAGAGACTAGTTGAGCAAGCTCAAAGAAGTATGAGTGGAACAACTCCAACTAGATAA
- a CDS encoding manganese efflux pump, translated as MLIFDVFLISFALALDAFGVALSLGLDKRIKKNCVFFTIIIFGFFQFYFAFIGGYLGTLFNRYVFKLPSLVGGIIILLVGILMFKEGFDNKDKFSSLHYVLILILGISVSIDALVVGFSIFNTFTSKLMLLKNCIIVGFTTSIFTTISFFISRHIKKLKFIREYADFLGGIILIFFGIKMIFF; from the coding sequence TTGCTTATATTTGATGTGTTTTTAATATCTTTTGCACTAGCATTAGATGCTTTTGGAGTAGCATTATCTCTTGGTTTAGATAAAAGAATTAAAAAAAATTGTGTTTTTTTTACAATAATAATTTTTGGGTTTTTTCAGTTTTATTTTGCATTCATAGGAGGATATTTGGGAACCCTTTTTAATAGGTATGTTTTTAAACTTCCAAGTTTAGTCGGTGGGATAATAATATTACTAGTTGGTATTTTAATGTTCAAAGAAGGCTTTGATAATAAAGATAAATTCAGCTCTCTTCATTATGTATTAATACTAATATTAGGAATATCTGTTAGTATAGATGCTTTAGTTGTAGGCTTTTCTATATTTAATACTTTCACTTCTAAATTAATGCTACTTAAGAATTGTATTATTGTTGGCTTTACAACCTCAATTTTTACAACTATTTCTTTTTTTATAAGCAGACATATTAAAAAGCTCAAATTCATAAGAGAATATGCCGATTTCCTTGGAGGGATTATTTTGATTTTTTTTGGAATAAAAATGATATTCTTTTAA
- a CDS encoding metal-dependent transcriptional regulator: MLSPSLEDYLEEVYRLSRNKKEIRVKDIADCLGVSMPSVVKGLKKLHDLEYIVYRPYEKIYMLEKGEKEGKFLIERNRILREFVRIIGSDCDVKQEAEAMEHYFTISTIKCIEKLVQFFKDNDDLYEKFKNYKIHSSLENIKRR, encoded by the coding sequence ATGCTCTCTCCAAGCCTTGAAGATTATTTAGAAGAGGTATATAGATTATCAAGGAACAAAAAAGAAATAAGGGTTAAGGATATAGCAGATTGTCTAGGAGTTTCGATGCCTTCTGTTGTTAAGGGATTAAAAAAATTACATGACTTAGAATATATAGTATATAGACCATATGAGAAAATTTATATGCTAGAAAAAGGAGAAAAAGAAGGGAAATTCTTAATAGAGAGGAATAGAATATTACGTGAATTTGTTAGAATTATAGGGTCTGATTGTGATGTAAAACAAGAAGCAGAGGCTATGGAACATTACTTTACTATTTCTACAATAAAATGTATTGAAAAATTAGTTCAATTTTTTAAAGATAATGATGACCTTTATGAAAAATTTAAAAACTATAAAATACACAGTAGTTTAGAAAATATTAAAAGAAGGTAG
- a CDS encoding nucleoside recognition domain-containing protein encodes MDSIKDASSRISNILNNKLKTEINISDSIVTTIYEKAEEIANEVLIIEDKRKINWDKKIDDILTSRIFGYPIMLLLLGLIFWITIQGANYPSQLLGKILFGLENKLTEFFMYINAPYWLHGILILGMYRTLAWVVSVMLPPMAIFFPLFTLLEDLGYLPRIAFNLDNFFRKSGTHGKQALTMSMGFGCNAAGVIATRIIDSPRERLIATITNSFVPCNGRFPTLIAVSTIFFSSLVSPKFSTITATVSVIGIILIGIFITLLVSKILSKTILKGVPSTFTLELPPYRKPQIGRILVRSLIDRTLFVLSRAVLVAAPAGALTWLVANINIGGISLLNHIAYFLNPLGNLMGLDGFILLAFILGLPANEIVLPILIMSYLSTGAMIELNSLDALKNLLVNNGWTWVTGLNFMLFSLLHFPCGTTLLTIKNETNSIKWPAFTAILTTSIAILVTLTINLLATII; translated from the coding sequence ATGGACTCCATTAAAGATGCATCAAGTAGAATTTCGAACATATTAAATAATAAACTCAAAACAGAAATAAATATTAGTGATAGCATAGTAACTACTATATATGAAAAAGCAGAAGAAATAGCAAACGAAGTTTTAATAATTGAAGATAAAAGAAAAATTAATTGGGATAAAAAAATTGATGATATACTAACATCTAGAATATTTGGATACCCGATCATGCTGTTACTTTTAGGTCTAATTTTTTGGATAACTATACAAGGTGCTAACTATCCATCACAGTTACTAGGCAAAATATTATTTGGTTTAGAAAATAAACTAACTGAATTTTTTATGTATATTAATGCTCCATATTGGTTACACGGTATATTAATTTTAGGAATGTATAGAACTCTTGCTTGGGTAGTATCTGTAATGCTACCACCTATGGCTATATTTTTTCCACTATTCACATTATTAGAAGACCTAGGATATCTGCCCAGAATAGCTTTTAATTTAGACAATTTCTTTAGAAAATCTGGAACGCATGGAAAACAAGCTTTAACAATGAGTATGGGGTTTGGATGTAATGCAGCAGGAGTTATAGCAACTAGAATAATAGATTCCCCAAGAGAACGTTTAATAGCTACAATTACAAATAGTTTTGTTCCTTGTAATGGAAGATTCCCAACTCTTATTGCCGTATCAACAATTTTTTTCAGTTCACTAGTCTCTCCAAAATTTAGCACAATTACAGCAACAGTATCTGTAATAGGTATTATTCTAATCGGCATATTTATAACTTTATTGGTATCAAAGATACTTTCTAAAACAATTCTAAAGGGCGTTCCTTCAACCTTTACTCTCGAACTACCACCTTATAGAAAACCTCAAATAGGCAGAATATTAGTTAGATCCTTAATAGATAGGACATTGTTTGTCTTATCAAGAGCAGTATTAGTAGCCGCACCAGCAGGAGCTTTAACATGGCTGGTTGCTAATATCAACATTGGTGGAATAAGCCTATTAAATCATATAGCTTACTTTTTAAATCCTCTCGGAAATTTAATGGGATTAGATGGTTTTATTTTACTAGCATTTATATTAGGTCTACCTGCAAATGAAATTGTACTTCCAATTCTTATAATGAGTTATTTATCTACTGGAGCTATGATTGAACTAAATAGTCTAGATGCTCTAAAAAATCTACTAGTTAATAACGGCTGGACCTGGGTAACAGGATTAAACTTTATGTTATTCTCTTTATTACATTTCCCATGTGGAACAACTCTACTGACCATAAAAAACGAAACAAATAGTATTAAATGGCCTGCTTTCACTGCTATACTAACTACTTCGATAGCTATTTTAGTTACATTAACTATAAATTTATTAGCTACAATAATATAG
- a CDS encoding FeoB small GTPase domain-containing protein translates to MGLTSKSTGLSLLKNKYNIDKDDKDMIVIALAGNPNTGKSTLFNTLTGLNQHTGNWPGKTVCNAKGTFKYRDKEFLLVDLPGTYSLLANSVEEEIARDFICFENPDITIVITDATCLERNLNLVLQVMEITDRVIVCLNLMDEAKRKGISIDIEKLESRLGVPVIPTVARDNKGIDKLLETIYKMINGNIEANPYRLKYSDEIESIVEKIEPILEESLGSKYNTRWLALRLIDGDKAIFNSIDNILKENSV, encoded by the coding sequence ATGGGACTTACCAGTAAATCAACGGGTTTATCGCTACTAAAGAACAAGTACAATATCGATAAGGATGATAAAGATATGATAGTAATTGCGTTAGCGGGTAACCCTAATACAGGAAAAAGTACTTTATTTAATACTTTAACAGGTTTAAATCAGCATACTGGTAACTGGCCAGGAAAAACAGTATGTAATGCTAAAGGAACTTTTAAGTACAGAGATAAAGAATTTCTACTTGTAGATTTACCTGGAACTTATTCTCTTTTAGCAAATTCAGTTGAAGAAGAAATAGCCAGAGACTTTATTTGTTTTGAAAATCCAGATATAACTATCGTAATTACTGATGCAACTTGTCTGGAAAGAAACTTAAATCTCGTACTTCAAGTTATGGAAATAACTGATAGAGTTATCGTATGTCTTAATCTTATGGATGAAGCAAAACGCAAGGGAATATCAATTGATATAGAAAAATTAGAAAGCAGGCTTGGTGTACCAGTAATACCTACTGTTGCAAGAGATAATAAAGGCATAGATAAATTATTAGAAACAATTTATAAAATGATTAACGGAAATATCGAAGCTAATCCTTATAGATTAAAATATAGTGATGAAATTGAATCTATTGTTGAAAAGATTGAGCCAATTTTAGAAGAATCTTTAGGTTCAAAATATAACACTAGATGGCTTGCACTAAGATTAATAGATGGAGATAAAGCTATTTTTAATTCTATAGATAATATCCTAAAAGAAAACTCAGTTTAA
- a CDS encoding FeoA family protein yields the protein MELVSKSFVSYKIRKHEIPLNELPVGKKARIKMLSKNILPRRRLLDLGLIPNTIVKTERISPSGNPIAYNIRGAIIALRKEEIENVIVEILD from the coding sequence ATGGAGCTTGTAAGCAAATCTTTTGTTAGTTATAAAATTAGAAAACATGAAATTCCACTAAATGAGCTTCCTGTTGGAAAAAAAGCTAGAATAAAAATGTTATCAAAAAATATACTTCCAAGAAGGCGGCTTCTAGATTTAGGGCTTATACCAAATACAATAGTTAAAACTGAAAGGATAAGTCCTTCTGGAAATCCGATAGCATATAACATAAGAGGAGCAATAATTGCTCTAAGAAAAGAAGAAATAGAAAATGTAATTGTTGAAATTCTAGATTGA
- a CDS encoding YafY family protein gives MSKLSNCLRMLILLKSRGRMKIKELAEILEVSERTIREYKNELEKARIYLLSEPGKNGGYYLDKNSFIFNLDLEEAEISSFLMAKELLEKEDNFMFLKEYERGLDKIKAALERRYDDSESQHIIKVSRPNIDLENEKKKYVDISSSIISRNKLKINYFSINSGLAERIIRPYALFMYKGFWYCIGYCELRGEIRDFKLSRIKSYELLKDTFDKPIDFKLSDYLGYNSIFKDKLYNIKLKIKFPMSIIVSERIWSENQKIIFNQEDNSILFEAIMTGLPEIKTWILSMGSHVEILEPEELKEEIKDEVKKLKDLYKI, from the coding sequence ATGAGTAAGCTAAGTAATTGTTTGAGAATGCTAATTCTTTTAAAAAGTAGAGGTAGAATGAAAATAAAAGAGCTAGCTGAAATATTAGAAGTAAGCGAAAGAACAATACGGGAGTATAAAAATGAACTAGAAAAAGCTAGGATATATTTACTAAGTGAACCAGGAAAGAATGGTGGATATTATTTAGATAAAAACTCATTTATTTTTAATTTAGATTTAGAAGAAGCAGAAATTTCTTCTTTTTTAATGGCTAAAGAACTTCTTGAAAAAGAAGATAATTTTATGTTTTTAAAAGAATATGAAAGAGGTTTAGATAAAATTAAGGCTGCTTTAGAAAGAAGATATGACGATAGCGAAAGTCAACATATAATAAAAGTTTCGAGACCTAACATAGATTTAGAAAATGAAAAGAAAAAATATGTGGATATCAGCAGTTCAATAATATCAAGGAATAAGTTGAAAATTAATTATTTTTCAATAAATTCAGGCTTAGCTGAAAGGATTATAAGACCATATGCACTTTTTATGTATAAAGGATTTTGGTATTGTATTGGGTACTGTGAACTAAGAGGAGAGATTAGAGATTTTAAATTATCTAGAATTAAAAGCTATGAATTATTAAAAGATACTTTTGATAAGCCAATTGATTTTAAATTAAGCGACTATCTAGGGTATAATAGCATCTTTAAGGACAAGCTTTATAACATAAAATTAAAAATAAAATTTCCTATGTCTATTATAGTCAGTGAAAGGATTTGGAGTGAAAATCAAAAAATAATATTCAATCAAGAGGACAACTCTATTCTATTTGAAGCAATAATGACTGGTTTGCCAGAGATAAAAACTTGGATTTTAAGTATGGGTAGTCATGTAGAAATATTAGAGCCTGAAGAATTGAAAGAAGAAATAAAAGATGAAGTAAAAAAATTAAAAGATTTATACAAAATTTAA
- the cas6 gene encoding CRISPR-associated endoribonuclease Cas6 — translation MKLSCSYECDVLPLSYRMMFVSLIKKSLEKSNKEYFNNLYYFKNKSNKKSKNFCFSVYLNDFKRENENFKVNGKITLNISSPDHEFMINLYNGLLKNTVFEYKSYRLKKDRIRLVREKRILKDRAIFKTLSPIYIKDKVGNSLSPEDEKYEENLNYILDLSLKNFRGYGLKKEIKFKPINLTKVVVKEKIGGYIQKNNNDYLYLNSYKGSFYLEGDIEDLNDIYMLGIGFRRNQGFGMVEVLV, via the coding sequence ATGAAGTTAAGCTGCTCTTATGAATGCGATGTTTTACCTCTATCTTATAGAATGATGTTTGTAAGTTTAATAAAAAAATCACTAGAAAAATCAAATAAAGAATATTTTAATAACTTGTATTATTTTAAAAATAAATCTAATAAGAAAAGTAAAAATTTTTGTTTTTCAGTATATCTAAATGATTTTAAAAGAGAAAATGAAAATTTTAAAGTAAATGGAAAAATAACTTTAAACATAAGCTCGCCAGACCATGAGTTTATGATAAATCTTTATAATGGCTTACTTAAAAATACAGTGTTTGAATATAAAAGCTATAGACTAAAAAAAGATAGAATAAGGCTTGTAAGAGAAAAGAGAATATTAAAAGATAGAGCTATTTTTAAAACATTGTCGCCAATTTACATAAAAGATAAGGTGGGTAATTCTTTATCACCAGAGGATGAAAAATATGAAGAAAATCTTAATTACATATTAGATTTAAGTTTGAAAAATTTTAGAGGATATGGATTAAAAAAAGAAATAAAATTTAAACCAATTAATCTTACTAAAGTTGTAGTTAAGGAAAAAATAGGAGGCTATATTCAAAAAAATAATAATGATTATTTGTATTTAAATTCATATAAAGGTAGTTTTTATCTCGAAGGAGACATAGAAGATTTGAATGATATATATATGCTTGGAATTGGTTTTAGAAGGAATCAGGGATTTGGAATGGTGGAGGTATTAGTGTAG
- the cas8a1 gene encoding type I-B CRISPR-associated protein Cas8b1/Cst1: MRKISKIRLELSDWLYNAGIVGIANILEYSEKKFEKKLNYIEFDEKLLENFEEMYFKYFIDKYLKFTSWYKIVSFEDYIMNFNEDEIKEKDIEKINSYIEYTKKRLTSSSYKSGYSIIKFGRLDLLKEEKKLKKIKKTKKQTIKDIIPNIKGQLDIISNIIYFLKEDEVKRIILAKNIIYDVIAKFLKDVSFLHKNANKNDMYEEYKNYFINSIISYIHEDKNNFSYNCFNCNRKISKLSKPASYDLTWLNKIGVDMSRKTSHFWNFYGDTFICPICNLVYSCIPAGFTVVRDKGLFINQNSDVKTLISINSIAIDHNTKFEELEEKSYYAVSENLKQSVVENMEKEIDNIQIVKLDSNNDRRPYTFNVLSKNKLKIIYENKKLLRYLVNNYVKTDAGDYINVYSEVIKRLYDNKNQFDLINKLLYLNMNEKFTRIGNIKIIIKINNDYLGGIMKGKMISYNTIDKLQQLGFELRKAYEVKNSKNKINGISYRLLNALKTKNTNKFMDTLINAYMYLNKEIPIEFVDGLKDEDRFQTLGYSFLLGLQGESEKRDSNKENEGDEINE, encoded by the coding sequence GTGAGAAAGATTAGCAAGATAAGGTTAGAACTTTCAGATTGGTTATATAATGCAGGCATAGTTGGAATAGCCAACATCTTAGAATATAGTGAAAAAAAGTTTGAAAAAAAATTAAATTATATAGAGTTTGATGAAAAGCTATTAGAAAACTTTGAAGAAATGTATTTTAAGTATTTTATAGATAAGTATTTAAAATTCACTTCATGGTATAAGATAGTTAGTTTTGAAGATTATATAATGAATTTTAATGAAGATGAAATAAAAGAAAAAGATATAGAAAAAATAAATTCTTATATTGAATATACCAAAAAAAGACTAACAAGCAGTAGTTATAAAAGTGGGTATTCAATTATTAAATTTGGCAGATTAGATTTGTTAAAAGAAGAGAAGAAATTAAAAAAAATAAAGAAGACAAAAAAGCAAACTATTAAAGATATTATTCCTAATATAAAGGGACAATTAGATATAATTAGTAATATAATATATTTTTTAAAAGAAGACGAAGTAAAGAGAATAATACTAGCAAAAAATATTATATACGATGTAATAGCTAAATTTCTTAAAGATGTAAGTTTTTTGCATAAAAATGCAAACAAAAATGATATGTATGAAGAATATAAGAACTATTTTATAAATAGTATTATCAGTTATATACATGAAGATAAGAATAATTTTAGTTATAATTGTTTTAATTGTAATAGGAAGATTTCAAAATTATCTAAGCCAGCTTCTTATGATTTAACTTGGCTAAATAAAATAGGAGTGGATATGTCTCGAAAAACATCTCATTTTTGGAATTTCTATGGAGATACATTTATTTGTCCTATATGTAATTTGGTATATTCTTGTATACCAGCAGGATTTACAGTAGTAAGAGATAAAGGGTTGTTTATTAATCAAAATTCAGATGTTAAAACTCTGATAAGTATTAATAGTATTGCGATAGACCATAATACTAAGTTTGAGGAATTAGAAGAAAAAAGTTATTATGCTGTATCTGAAAATTTAAAACAAAGTGTAGTAGAAAATATGGAAAAAGAGATAGATAATATACAGATAGTTAAATTAGATTCTAATAATGATAGAAGGCCGTATACCTTTAATGTACTATCAAAGAATAAATTAAAAATCATATATGAAAATAAGAAGTTATTAAGATATTTGGTGAATAATTATGTAAAGACTGATGCAGGGGATTATATTAATGTATATAGCGAAGTTATTAAAAGATTATATGATAACAAAAATCAGTTTGATCTAATAAATAAACTTTTATATCTAAATATGAATGAAAAATTCACTAGAATTGGTAATATAAAAATTATTATTAAAATAAATAATGATTATTTAGGAGGTATTATGAAAGGGAAAATGATTTCTTATAATACTATAGATAAACTTCAACAGTTAGGTTTTGAGCTTAGAAAGGCTTATGAAGTGAAAAATTCAAAAAATAAGATAAATGGTATATCTTATAGATTATTGAATGCACTAAAAACTAAGAACACAAATAAGTTCATGGATACTCTTATAAATGCTTATATGTATTTGAATAAAGAAATACCGATTGAATTTGTTGATGGATTGAAGGATGAAGATAGATTCCAAACATTAGGATATTCATTTTTATTAGGACTTCAAGGAGAAAGTGAGAAAAGAGATTCAAATAAAGAAAATGAGGGGGATGAGATAAATGAATAA
- the cas7i gene encoding type I-B CRISPR-associated protein Cas7/Cst2/DevR has translation MNKKGLTASFIFEAESANYGEGVGNVASLKKISRGSGESYTYISRQAIRYNIITQMGEDKTPLELDGSVIQFAPDATIKDYPEIDLFGYMKTKKPAKTRSAVVRLSNAVSLESFNADLDFLTNKGLLDRYNKQEKEFKDGGNIAQSEIHKSYYAYTITIDLDKVGIDENDDIEIPNEEKAKRVNKLLDTIKFLYRDIKGRRENLSPIFAIGGVYDIKNPFFENKLKVKNNKILIDTIEDVYRLDDNIRENTICGLIKGIFKNDSDIEEKLKPLNMGDFFNKLKERVDKYYKEAK, from the coding sequence ATGAATAAAAAAGGTTTAACTGCAAGCTTTATATTTGAAGCTGAAAGTGCAAATTATGGTGAGGGAGTTGGAAATGTTGCTTCATTAAAAAAGATATCTAGAGGTTCAGGAGAAAGTTATACATATATCTCTAGACAAGCAATTAGATATAATATCATAACCCAAATGGGAGAAGATAAAACACCATTAGAATTAGATGGTTCTGTAATACAATTTGCTCCAGATGCAACAATCAAGGATTATCCTGAAATAGATTTATTTGGATATATGAAAACAAAAAAACCAGCTAAAACTCGTTCTGCAGTAGTAAGACTTTCTAATGCAGTGTCATTAGAGAGCTTTAACGCTGATTTAGATTTCTTAACCAATAAAGGATTACTGGATAGATACAATAAACAAGAAAAAGAATTCAAAGATGGCGGTAATATAGCTCAAAGTGAGATACATAAATCTTATTATGCTTATACTATAACTATAGATTTAGATAAAGTAGGAATAGATGAAAATGATGATATAGAGATTCCAAATGAAGAGAAGGCGAAAAGAGTAAATAAACTGTTAGATACTATTAAGTTTTTATATAGAGATATAAAGGGAAGAAGAGAAAATTTGTCACCAATATTTGCTATTGGTGGAGTATATGATATTAAGAATCCTTTTTTTGAAAATAAACTTAAAGTAAAGAACAATAAGATTTTAATAGATACTATAGAAGATGTTTATAGACTAGATGATAATATAAGAGAAAATACTATATGTGGACTTATCAAAGGGATATTTAAAAATGATAGTGATATAGAAGAAAAATTAAAACCACTTAATATGGGTGATTTCTTTAATAAGTTAAAAGAAAGAGTAGATAAATATTACAAAGAAGCTAAGTAG